A single Polyodon spathula isolate WHYD16114869_AA chromosome 6, ASM1765450v1, whole genome shotgun sequence DNA region contains:
- the LOC121317267 gene encoding exportin-1-like — protein MPAIMTMLADHAARQLLDFSQKLDINLLDSVVNCLYHGEGPQQRMAQEVLTHLKEHPDAWTRVDTILEFSQNMNTKYYALQILETVIKTRWKILPRNQCEGIKKYVVGLIIKTSSDATSVEKEKVYIGKLNMILVQILKQEWPKHWPTFISDIVGASRTSESLCQNNMIILKLLSEEVFDFSSGQMTQVKAKHLKDSMCNEFSQIFQLCQFVMENSQNAPLVHATLETLLRFLNWIPLGYIFETKLISTLVYKFLNVPMFRNVTLKCLTEIAGVSVSQYEEQFVTLFTLTMMQLKQMLPLNTNIRLAYSNGKDDEQNFIQNLSLFLCTFLKEHGQLVEKRLNLRETLMEALHYMLLVSEVEEREIFKICLEYWNHLAAELYRESPFSTSTSPILSGSQHFDVPPRRQLYLPVLSKGRLLMVSRMAKPEEVLVVENDQGEVVREFMKDTDSINLYKNMRETLVYLTHLDYADTERIMTEKLHNQVNGTEWSWKNLNTLCWAIGSISGAMHEEDEKRFLVTVIKDLLGLCEQKRGKDNKAIIASNIMYIVGQYPRFLRAHWKFLKTVVNKLFEFMHETHDGVQDMACDTFIKIAQKCRRHFVQVQVGEVMPFIDEILNNINTIICDLQPQQVHTFYEAVGYMIGAQTDQTVQEHLIEKYMLLPNQVWDSIIQQATKNVDILKDPETVKQLGSILKTNVRACKAVGHPFVIQLGRIYLDMLNVYKCLSENISAAIQTNGEMVTKQPLIRSMRTVKRETLKLISGWVSRSNDPQMVAENFVPPLLDAVLIDYQRNVPAAREPEVLSTMATIVNKLSGHITAEIPQIFDAVFECTLNMINKDFEEYPEHRTHFFLLLQAVNSHCFPAFLAIPPAQFKLVLDSIIWAFKHTMRNVADTGLQILYTLLQNVAQEESAAQSFYQTYFCEILQHIFSVVTDTSHTAGLTMHASILAYMFNLVEEGKINAALNPANPVNNQMFIQEYVANLLKSAFPHLQDAQVKVFVTGLFSLNQDIPAFKEHLRDFLVQIKEFAGEDTTDLFLEERESSLRQAQEEKHKLQMSVPGILNPHEIPEEMCD, from the exons gaataaaaaaatacgTTGTTGGTTTGATTATCAAAACGTCATCGGACGCAACAAGTGTGGAG aAAGAGAAGGTTTACATTGGGAAACTGAACATGATTCTGGTTCAG ATACTGAAACAGGAGTGGCCCAAACACTGGCCAACATTTATAAGTGACATTGTGGGAGCCAGTAGGACCAGTGAAAGCCTCTGCCAGAACAACATGATCATTCTCAAGCTGCTGAGTGAGGAGGTGTTCGATTTCTCCAGTGGACAGATGACCCAGGTGAAAGCAAAGCATTTAAAAGACAG cATGTGCAATGAGTTTTCACAGATATTCCAGCTCTGTCAGTTTGTCATG GAAAACTCTCAGAATGCCCCTCTTGTCCATGCAACCTTGGAGACATTACTCAGATTCTTAAACTGGATTCCGCTTGGATATATATTTGAGACAAAACTGATCAGCACACTTGTAtacaag tttttaaacgTCCCAATGTTTCGAAATGTGACCCTTAAGTGTCTGACGGAAATTGCTGGTGTCAGTGTCAGTCAATATGAGGAGCAGTTTGTTACTCTCTTTACACTGACAATGATGCAGTTGAAACAG atGCTTCCTTTAAACACCAATATCAGATTGGCTTATTCAAATGGAAAAGATGATGAGCAGAATTTCATTCAGAACCTTAGCTTGTTTCTCTGTACGTTTTTAAAAGAACATGGGCAACTCGTAGAAAAGAGGCTGAACCTAAGGGAAACTCTGATGGAG gctCTTCATTACATGTTGTTGGTATCCGAAGTTGAAGAAAGGGAGATTTTTAAGATTTGTCTCGAGTACTGGAACCATTTGGCAGCTGAACTCTATCGAGAAAGTCCGTTTTCAACATCGACATCTCCaatattgtctggaagtcaacacTTCGATGTCCCTCCTCGGAGGCAGCTGTATTTGCCGGTGTTGTCAAAA GGTCGTCTACTAATGGTCAGCCGAATGGCTAAACCAGAGGAAGTGCTGGTTGTGGAAAATGACCAAGGAGAAGTTGTAAGGGAATTTATGAAGGACACAGATTCCATCAACTTGTATAAAAACATGAGGGAGACGCTTG TGTACCTTACACATTTAGACTATGCAGACACAGAACGTATTATGACAGAGAAACTTCACAATCAAGTAAATGGTACAGAGTGGTCTTGGAAAAACCTGAATACACTTTGCTGGGCTATTGGTTCAATCAGTGGAGCGATGCATGAAGAAGATGAAAAGAGGTTCTTGGTAACAGTTATTAAG GATCTCCTTGGCCTATGTGAACAAAAGAGGGGAAAGGACAACAAAGCTATTATTGCATCAAACATAATGTACATTGTGGGGCAGTATCCCAGATTTCTCAGAGCCCACTGGAAATTTTTGAAGACTGTGGTCAACAAGCTGTTTGAATTCATGCATG AAACCCATGATGGTGTACAGGATATGGCATGtgacacatttattaaaatagccCAGAAATGCCGTAGGCACTTTGTTCAGGTGCAGGTAGGAGAAGTGATGCCATTTATAGATGAAATTCtgaacaacattaacacaataatcTGCGACCTTCAGCCACAACAG gTTCATACGTTCTATGAAGCTGTTGGTTACATGATCGGGGCACAGACGGACCAAACCGTGCAGGAGCACTTAATAGAAAAATACATGCTCCTGCCTAACCAAGTGTGGGATAGCATCATTCAACAGGCAACCAAA aaTGTAGACATTCTGAAGGACCCAGAAACAGTGAAGCAACTTGGCAGTATcttgaaaacaaatgtaagaGCGTGTAAAGCTGTTGGTCATCCTTTTGTAATTCAGCTTGGCAGAATCTACCTGGATATGCTGAATGTGTACAAGTGCCTCAGTGAGAATATTTCTGCAGCAATTCAAACAAATG GAGAAATGGTGACCAAACAACCTTTGATAAGAAGTATGCGAACAGTAAAAAGGGAAACATTAAAACTGATTTCCGGTTGGGTGAGCCGGTCCAATGATCCTCAGATG GTAGCGGAGAACTTTGTGCCCCCTCTCTTGGATGCAGTTCTTATTGATTATCAGAGGAATGTCCCTGCAGCCAGGGAGCCTGAAGTACTGAGTACCATGGCTACCATTGTGAATAAATTGAGTGGTCACATCACAGCTGAAATTCCACAGATATTTGATGCCGTCTTCGAATGCACTTTAAATATGATTAACAAA GACTTTGAGGAATATCCTGAGCATCGAACACATTTCTTCTTGCTGCTGCAGGCTGTAAATTCACATTGCTTCCCAGCATTCCTGGCCATTCCTCCTGCACAGTTCAAGTTGGTGTTGGATTCTATTATTTGGGCTTTTAAACACACAATGAGAAATGTTGCTGACACAG GTCTGCAGATACTGTATACCCTTCTACAAAATGTAGCTCAGGAAGAGtcagctgctcagagtttctACCAGACTTACTTCTGTGAAATTCTGCAACATATCTTCTCTGTTGTAACGGATACCTCTCATACTGCTG gtttaaCAATGCATGCTTCAATTCTTGCATACATGTTTAATTTGGTGGAAGAAGGCAAAATAAATGCAGCATTGAATCCAGCAAATCCAGTCAACAACCAGATGTTTATTCAAGAGTATGTGGCCAATCTTCTCAAGTCAGCCTTCCCACACTTACAGGA tgcacAGGTAAAAGTGTTTGTAACTGGGTTGTTCAGCTTGAATCAAGATATTCCTGCCTTCAAAGAACATCTAAGGGACTTTCTGGTACAAATTAAG GAGTTTGCTGGTGAAGATACAACAGACCTATTCTTGGAAGAAAGAGAATCGTCTCTTCGACAAGCCCAGGAGGagaaacacaaattacaaatgtCTGTTCCTGGAATCTTAAATCCACATGAAATTCCAGAAGAAATGTGTGATTGA